The proteins below are encoded in one region of Arthrobacter sp. CJ23:
- the nrdH gene encoding glutaredoxin-like protein NrdH yields the protein MTVTVYTKPACVQCNATYRALDKKGIAYQSVDISQDAEALERLKALGYMQAPVVVTEQDHWSGFRPDKIEELALATASVA from the coding sequence ATGACCGTTACGGTTTACACGAAGCCGGCCTGTGTTCAGTGCAACGCGACCTACCGCGCACTCGACAAAAAGGGCATCGCCTACCAGAGCGTTGACATCTCCCAGGATGCCGAGGCCCTCGAGCGCCTCAAGGCACTGGGATACATGCAGGCCCCCGTCGTGGTGACCGAGCAGGACCACTGGTCAGGCTTCCGCCCCGACAAGATCGAAGAATTGGCGTTGGCTACGGCTTCCGTAGCTTAG